The genome window TCAAACTCAGGAAATGCCCCAAGAATACTTTCAATGAGATCATGCAGTGTGGTTACCCCCTGCAGATTGCCATATTCGTCAATTACTACTCCGAAATGAATTTTCGAACTCTTGAAGATATCCAGCGCTTTAATTGCAGGAGTCTGTTTCAGGAAATATGCAGGTTCGGTAAGAATCTGTTTGTTCAGCTTTTCCGAGGTAGAGTGAAGCAGCTCTTCGTAAAAATCTTTTACTTCAAGTATGCCTATGATATTATCTTCCCGTCCATCATAAACCGGGTAGCGGGAATAGCCGTGAGTTCTGATAATGGCTTTGATAGATTCGACTGAATCATCCGCATTAAGCGAGACAATTTTATTCTTGTGAGTCATGGTCACAAAAACACTTTTATCACCAAAAGCAAAAACCTGATTGAGTATTTCAGACTCTCTTTTGTCAAGAGAGCCGGAAGTCATGCCCTGTTGTATATAGAACTTCAGTTCTTCCTCAGTCACCGGTTTTTCTTCATTCATATCAACCTTGAACAGTTTCAGAACAGAGGAGGTTGATTTACTGAATATCCAGACAAAAGGAAGTGAAAACTTCAGAATCAGTTTCATAAAAGGTGAAAGAATCGCGGCAATCTTTTCTGGATTCTTAAATGCGATTGCTTTCGGAATAAGTTCGCCGATTACAACAGAAAAATAAGTCAGAAGGCTTACAACAACCAGATAGGAAACTTCCTCAGCGTATTTACCAATGAGTTCAAAACCGGCGAAAAAGGGGATAAGGTCATCAGCTATGGATACACCACCCACTACGCCCGCGACAATACCGATAAGTGTAATACCGATTTGAACAGTAGAGAGAAATTTTTCCGGTTCCTGCAGAAGATCAAGCGCATCAGAAGCACCTTTGCTCCCTTTATTCTTCATTTGCAGGAGATTAAGCTTTGTGGAAGATACAATGGCAATTTCTGCCATGGCAAATATTCCGTTCAGCAAAAGAAGGAAAAAAGCGGCTAAAAGTTCAGTTGACATAAATATGGTTTAATGACATCTTTAAATATATAAAAAAAGGCAGTCCCGCCTGCGGGACTGCCTTTAGAACTCAGATGGAGGATACTAATTTTAGTACATTCCGTCCATGCCGCCGCCCATGCCCTGAGGCATAGCAGGCATAGCAGGCTCTTTCTCTTTCTTCTCATAGACAACTGCTTCAGTTGTGATGAGGAGTGCAGATACTGAAGCTGCATTTTCAAGTGCGGTTCTGGTAACCTTAGTCGGGTCAATTACGCCTGACTTAAAGAGATTTTCATATTTCTCGTTAGCAGCATTGAATCCAAAGTCACCTTTGCCTTCTTTTACCTTCTGGAGGATAACTGAACCTTCAAGTCCGGCATTATTAACGATCTGTCTCAGCGGCTCTTCGAGAGCTTTTTTGATGATCTGGATACCGGTTGTCTGGTCTTCGTTTTCACCTTTGAGGGTCTCAAGAACTTCAATGGTACGGATATAAGCCACACCGCCGCCCGGAACAATACCTTCCTGAACTGCAGCTCTTGTTGCATGCAGAGCATCTTCAACACGGGCTTTCTTTTCCTTCATTTCAACTTCGGTTGATGCACCAATTTTTATTACTGCAACACCGCCGCTAAGTTTAGCGAGTCTTTCCTGGAGTTTTTCTTTGTCATAATCAGAAGTGGTTTTTTCAATCTGAGCTTTGATCTCAGCAATTCTCTTCTTGATTTCATCTGATGAACCGGCACCTTCAACGATGGTGGTGTTATCTTTATCAATAACAACTTTCTTTGCAGTACCGAGGTAGGAAACGGTTGCATTCTCCAGTTTGAAGCCTCTCTCTTCAGAAATAACAGTACCGTTTGTGAGAACTGCGATATCTTCGAGCATTGCTTTTCTTCTGTCGCCAAAGCCAGGAGCTTTAACAGCAGCTATTTTGAGGGTTCCTCTAAGTTTGTTAACAACCAGAGTTGCAAGAGCTTCACCTTCAACTTCTTCAGCGATGATAAGAAGTGAACGGCCCTGCTGAACAACTTTCTCCAGAACCGGGAGAAGGTCTTTCATTGCAGAGATTTTCTTATCGTGAATCAGGATGAAAGGATCTTCGAGAACTGCTTCCATGGTCTGGGTGTCAGTTACGAAGTAAGGGGAGAGGTAGCCGCGGTCGAACTGCATACCTTCAACCACATCAAGCGCGGTTTCAGTACCTTTGTTTTCTTCAACGGTGATAACGCCATCTTTGCCGACTTTATCCATTGCATCAGAAATGAGCTGACCGATTGAGTGGTCGTTGTTAGCGGAGATTGAACCAACCTGAGTGATTTCTTCTTTGCCGCTGATTTCTTTGCTCATTTTCTTCAGGTTTTCGATAACCTTTGAAACTGCCAGATCAATACCTCTTTTGAGGTCCATCGGGTTAGCGCCTGCTGTTACGTTCTTGAGGCCTTCTCTGTAGATTGCCTGAGCAAGAACGGTAGCGGTGGTGGTACCGTCACCTGCAACATCACTGGTCTTGGAAGCAACTTCGCGGACCATCTGAGCGCCCATATTTTCTACGGGATCTTCCAGTTCAATTTCTTTTGCTACTGATACACCGTCTTTGGTAACGGTCGGAGCGCCGAATTTCTTTTCGAGGATTACGTTTCTGCCTTTGGGGCCGAGGGTTACTTTTACTGCATTAGCGAGCTTATCCACACCTTTTTTCAGGCCTGAACGGGCATCGCTGTCAAATTCGATTAATTTTGAAGCCATTGTTATTTCTCCAGTTTAGTTTAATAATTACTTTATAATTGCAAAAATGTCTGACTCGCGCATCATCAGGTATTCTTCACCATCAACTGATACTTCGGTTCCGCTGTATTTGCCGTAAAGAACCTTATCACCAACTTTTACAGTCAGAGGAAGGGTTTTACCATCTTCGGTAACTTTGCCGGTACCGACTGCAACAACGGTGCCTTCGATTGGCTTTTCTTTTGCGGTGTCAGGAAGATAGAGACCACTCTTGGTCTTCTCTTCAGCTTCTTTTGCCTTTACTACGACTCTGTCATGCAGAGGCTGGATATTGAGTTTGCTCATGTTTTTCTCCATTAGTTTATTTTTTGTAAAATTATTAGCACTCAAAAAAGACGAGTGCTAATATAGGGGGTTTTGACCAATTTGTCAAGATTTTTCGATATTAAGATTCTGTTATGAAGGTTAAAACCAGTCTCCGAAGGGGATAAAACCGATTCCTGATCCGGAGCAGATGAATCCCATACGTTCTGCCGATGATGATGGTCACATACCGTCCGATTTCCTGAAAGGAAATGAGGGAAGTTTGCTAAATTGTCAGGGAGGTTTATGATGAATTTGCGGCTTTATTGTCAGTTTTTAGTCAGGAAAAAGGGGTTTTTTATCCTTTTCCTGAGCGTTTTTTCGTTTTTCTTATACTCCTGCGAAGAAACCCCTCCGGAGCGTATCCCAACTTTAAATGAGAGAATGGGATATGACAAGGATATCTTTATGCTTCAGATCGAATCATGCCTTAACCAGGAGCAGAGCAATATCTTTCACGATTCAGTAACCGCGGCTGAAAGGGATTCGATAATCAGTTTTTACCGCTCCCGGCATTTTACTCCGGCTCTCCTTTTTAGTTTCGAAGATACCTCACTCTTTAACTTTCTGCTAACCTCCCTTAAAGGGGCAGGCAGCCACGGATTAAAACCGGAAGAATATAACACCTTAAAGATTTCCGCTTTTTTTGAAAATGCTTTTAGCAGGGATAGTCTGCCCCCCGATGAAAGGCATAAGTTTCTGGCGCTTGCAGAACTTTCCATGGCATCTGGTCTGGCAAAGTATGTATCGCATCTCCGTTACGGAAGGCTGAATCCAAAAAATATATTTGACAGCGATTATGCAATTCCGGTTATTGACAGTGCTGACCGGGTTTTTCTGGAACCGCTGCAATCTGACAATATCAAAGAGCTGCTTCAGCAAACCGAATTCAGAGACGAGCGATACAATAGTCTCAGGATGGCAGTACCATATTATGCAGAGTTAAAAACGCATGAATGGAAGAAGATACCTTACTTCAGCAGGAAAATGAAAGCGGGGGACAGAGATTCAGATTTTCCGCTTATTGCAGAGCGGCTGAATCAGCTTGATTTTTTTGATACAACCGGCATTGATATACGCAGTCAGGTGATTTATGATTCGAATCTGGTTAAGGCACTTACGCAGTTTCAGGAGGAACGTGGACTTGTGCCTGACGGAATTCCCGGCAAATCAACCATTGACTGGCTCAATGTTACGCCTGATGAATATCTGCAGAAGATATATCTTTCACTTGAACGTTACCGCTGGACAACCTATACTGACAGCTCAGACTATCTTCTGGTAAATATACCCGCATTTACGGTATATATGCATGAGGGGGGAACAGTATCAGGGGAGATAAAAGTCTGCACCGGAAAAAAGCGTTCAAAATATTATCAGGATCAGCTGGACCGTTATAAAAAGACGCTGAAGTTAAAACACAAACCGGAAGACTGGGAGACTCCGCAGCTTTATGCAGAAATCTCTCATGTGGTGCTGAACCCCACCTGGACGGTTCCACCCAGTATCATCCGTGAAGAACTCTACAGTGAATACAGGAAAGATACTACCTATCTGGTGAGAAAAAAATTCAAAGTGTACCGTGATAATGAGGAGATGGATATATCACAAATTGATCTTCGCAATTATGATCCGGAGAACATACCCTACAGCTTTGTGCAAAGTCCTGATCCGTTTAACGCGCTTGGTAAACTTAAGTTCATCTTTCAGAACAGGTTTGGCGTTTATCTGCATGATACCCCAACCCGCGCGCCGTTTGGATACGCAAACCGGGCGGTCAGTCATGGATGCGTAAGAGTTGAAAAGCCTTATATGCTTGCAGAATATTTATTGCGGAATCACTCAAAGTGGAATCTGGATTATGTGAAGATTG of Ignavibacteriales bacterium contains these proteins:
- a CDS encoding L,D-transpeptidase family protein, whose protein sequence is MLQIESCLNQEQSNIFHDSVTAAERDSIISFYRSRHFTPALLFSFEDTSLFNFLLTSLKGAGSHGLKPEEYNTLKISAFFENAFSRDSLPPDERHKFLALAELSMASGLAKYVSHLRYGRLNPKNIFDSDYAIPVIDSADRVFLEPLQSDNIKELLQQTEFRDERYNSLRMAVPYYAELKTHEWKKIPYFSRKMKAGDRDSDFPLIAERLNQLDFFDTTGIDIRSQVIYDSNLVKALTQFQEERGLVPDGIPGKSTIDWLNVTPDEYLQKIYLSLERYRWTTYTDSSDYLLVNIPAFTVYMHEGGTVSGEIKVCTGKKRSKYYQDQLDRYKKTLKLKHKPEDWETPQLYAEISHVVLNPTWTVPPSIIREELYSEYRKDTTYLVRKKFKVYRDNEEMDISQIDLRNYDPENIPYSFVQSPDPFNALGKLKFIFQNRFGVYLHDTPTRAPFGYANRAVSHGCVRVEKPYMLAEYLLRNHSKWNLDYVKIETGVKVADKDIVKEYYQNRKQLRQVDNKEKTTTVKLDKKVILFIDYYTAWVDQNGKVQFREDVYNKDLILSGALFNPAGVQS
- the groL gene encoding chaperonin GroEL (60 kDa chaperone family; promotes refolding of misfolded polypeptides especially under stressful conditions; forms two stacked rings of heptamers to form a barrel-shaped 14mer; ends can be capped by GroES; misfolded proteins enter the barrel where they are refolded when GroES binds), which encodes MASKLIEFDSDARSGLKKGVDKLANAVKVTLGPKGRNVILEKKFGAPTVTKDGVSVAKEIELEDPVENMGAQMVREVASKTSDVAGDGTTTATVLAQAIYREGLKNVTAGANPMDLKRGIDLAVSKVIENLKKMSKEISGKEEITQVGSISANNDHSIGQLISDAMDKVGKDGVITVEENKGTETALDVVEGMQFDRGYLSPYFVTDTQTMEAVLEDPFILIHDKKISAMKDLLPVLEKVVQQGRSLLIIAEEVEGEALATLVVNKLRGTLKIAAVKAPGFGDRRKAMLEDIAVLTNGTVISEERGFKLENATVSYLGTAKKVVIDKDNTTIVEGAGSSDEIKKRIAEIKAQIEKTTSDYDKEKLQERLAKLSGGVAVIKIGASTEVEMKEKKARVEDALHATRAAVQEGIVPGGGVAYIRTIEVLETLKGENEDQTTGIQIIKKALEEPLRQIVNNAGLEGSVILQKVKEGKGDFGFNAANEKYENLFKSGVIDPTKVTRTALENAASVSALLITTEAVVYEKKEKEPAMPAMPQGMGGGMDGMY
- a CDS encoding HlyC/CorC family transporter — encoded protein: MSTELLAAFFLLLLNGIFAMAEIAIVSSTKLNLLQMKNKGSKGASDALDLLQEPEKFLSTVQIGITLIGIVAGVVGGVSIADDLIPFFAGFELIGKYAEEVSYLVVVSLLTYFSVVIGELIPKAIAFKNPEKIAAILSPFMKLILKFSLPFVWIFSKSTSSVLKLFKVDMNEEKPVTEEELKFYIQQGMTSGSLDKRESEILNQVFAFGDKSVFVTMTHKNKIVSLNADDSVESIKAIIRTHGYSRYPVYDGREDNIIGILEVKDFYEELLHSTSEKLNKQILTEPAYFLKQTPAIKALDIFKSSKIHFGVVIDEYGNLQGVTTLHDLIESILGAFPEFDEAESDRIKKRDDGSVFLSGDLRVEEVNDALGIKLPLSAEYSTIAGLILNLTGRIPEVGEKILIDGYHFEIADRDGPRIDKVIMSAKAES
- the groES gene encoding co-chaperone GroES, with amino-acid sequence MSKLNIQPLHDRVVVKAKEAEEKTKSGLYLPDTAKEKPIEGTVVAVGTGKVTEDGKTLPLTVKVGDKVLYGKYSGTEVSVDGEEYLMMRESDIFAIIK